From a region of the Tachysurus fulvidraco isolate hzauxx_2018 chromosome 5, HZAU_PFXX_2.0, whole genome shotgun sequence genome:
- the cygb2 gene encoding cytoglobin-2, whose product MEPERDVAEPELRERAEPLSGVERAIVQDTWARVYESCEDVGVAVLVRFFVNFPSAKQYFSQFRDMDDPEEMEKSTQLKKHACRVMNAINTVVENLHDPEKVSSVLELVGKAHAIKHKVEPMYFKILSGVILEVLSEDLGDCFTDEVQMAWTKLMALLYWHITGAYQEVGWVKLSSSAV is encoded by the exons ATGGAGCCGGAGCGTGACGTGGCCGAGCCGGAGCTCAGAGAGCGCGCCGAGCCTCTGAGCGGTGTGGAGCGCGCCATCGTGCAGGACACCTGGGCGCGAGTGTACGAAAGCTGCGAGGACGTGGGCGTGGCCGTGTTGGTCAG GTTCTTTGTGAACTTCCCGTCAGCAAAGCAGTACTTCAGTCAGTTTCGAGACATGGACGACCCGGAGGAGATGGAGAAAAGCACCCAGCTGAAGAAGCATGCGTGCCGTGTCATGAACGCCATCAACACGGTGGTGGAGAACCTCCACGATCCGGAGAAGGTCTCGTCTGTGCTGGAGCTGGTGGGGAAAGCCCATGCCATCAAACACAAAGTGGAACCCATGTACTTTAAG ATACTAAGTGGTGTGATCCTCGAGGTTCTCTCTGAAGACTTGGGCGACTGCTTCACCGACGAGGTGCAGATGGCCTGGACCAAACTGATGGCACTGCTCTACTGGCACATCACTGGAGCGTACCAAGAGGTGGGCTGGGTCAAACTGTCCAGCTCAGCCGTCTGA
- the si:dkey-45d16.4 gene encoding uncharacterized protein si:dkey-45d16.4: protein MQRKVEMPINEGFSIAGPSTTPRKRQVRFSARHDILLLREVIAQNPFTSKESGRIWARVGEIVTAALQDENFEVDGRRCRERTMLLLDYYKKQDFPSLRRFGTERLYAQKEDLLHEVLELEAEKNLMASGEGKYQDGEMKKRTLEELTLPEPDKPTVLPVTAAVPTVSGSLEPEEQEDLVELSAPTAKRPCQCCCQTYSEILSFLEKRSEAEQRLREEEMALRREELEIQRSKIALERERLGAERKERERRFELESQERQVILDLLKEKVLKSEKNSEC from the exons ATGCAACGGAAGGTGGAGATGCCGATCAACGAAG GATTCTCCATCGCTGGCCCCTCAACCACCCCTCGGAAGCGGCAGGTGCGTTTCTCCGCCCGCCACGACATCCTGCTCCTGCGTGAGGTCATAGCTCAGAACCCGTTTACCTCGAAGGAGTCAGGACGGATCTGGGCTCGTGTGGGCGAGATCGTTACTGCGGCGCTGCAGGATGAGAACTTTGAGGTGGATGGACGCAGATGCAGGGAGAGAACTATGCTGCTGCTGGACTACTACAAAAAGCAGGACTTTCCCAGCCTGCGCAG GTTCGGCACAGAGAGGCTCTATGCTCAGAAGGAGGATCTTCTGCATGAGGTTCTAGAGCTTGAGGCAGAGAAAAACCTGATGGCAAGTGGTGAAGGGAAATACCAGGATGGAGAGATGAAGAAGAGAACACTGGAGGAGCTCACATTGCCCGAGCCGGACAAACCCACTGTGCTTCCAGTCACGGCAGCGGTGCCTACAG TGTCTGGTTCTTTGGAGCCGGAGGAACAAGAGGACCTGGTCGAGCTGTCTGCACCCACAGCCAAGCGGCCGTGCCAGTGCTGCTGCCAGACGTACTCAGAGATCCTGAGCTTCCTAGAGAAACGCTCAGAAGCCGAGCAGCGGCTGCGTGAAGAGGAGATGGCGCTCCGAAGGGAAGAGCTTGAGATCCAGAGAAGCAAAATTGCTCTGGAACGTGAACGACTCGGTGCTGAGAGGAAGGAACGTGAGCGGCGCTTTGAGCTGGAGAGCCAGGAGAGGCAAGTCATCCTCGACCTGCTCAAGGAGAAAGTTCTCAAGAGCGAAAAGAATTCTGAGTGCTga
- the LOC113663665 gene encoding phosphoribosyl pyrophosphate synthase-associated protein 1-like isoform X1, with translation MPKSRAGVHKLLLSRPQTPKLSYGYNSNMNVGRSGYKVFCANNISECNMLADKITERLGVDLGKSQVFEGDDHETRVEVMESVRGQDIFIIQTVRRDVNSAIMELLVMAYALKTSCAKNIIGVLPYFPYSKQCKMRKRGSIVCKLLASMLAKAGLTHIITMDLHQKEIQGFFSIPVDNLRASPFLLQYIQEEIPDFRNAVIVAKSPSAAKRAQSYAERLRLGLAVIHGEAQSESDLADGRHSPPAIRPSCGPPGLELPWKYRAPFPGIELPMMMAKEKPPITLVGDVGGRIAIIIDDIIDDVEDFVAAAEILKERGAYKIYVMATHGLLSADAPRLIEESLIDEVVVTNTVPHELQKLQCPKIKTVDVSMILAEAIRRTHNGESMAYLFRNITVDD, from the exons ATGCCAAAGAGTCGAGCAGGCGTCCACAAGCTCCTTCTGTCTCGCCCCCAAACCCCCAAGCTGTCCTATGGTTATAACTCCAACATGAATGTGGGCAGAAGTGGATACAAGGTCTTCTGTGCCAACAACATCTCAGAATGCAACATGTTGGCCGACAAGATCACTGA GCGTCTCGGTGTGGACTTGGGGAAGTCACAAGTGTTTGAGGGAGATGATCACG AGACCAGGGTGGAGGTGATGGAGTCGGTGAGAGGACAGGACATCTTCATCATCCAGACCGTACGCAG GGACGTGAACTCCGCCATCATGGAGCTGCTGGTGATGGCGTACGCACTGAAGACGTCCTGCGCCAAGAACATCATCGGCGTCCTCCCGTATTTCCCCTACAGCAAACAGTGCAAGATGAGGAAGAGAGGATCCATCGTCTGCAAGCTGCTAGCATCCATGCTGGCTAAAGCGG gtttGACTCACATCATCACCATGGATCTACACCAGAAAGAGATCCAGGGTTTCTTCAGTATTCCTGTGGATAACCTGCGAGCTTCACCTTTTCTATTGCAGTACATCCAGGAGGAg ATCCCCGACTTCAGAAACGCTGTCATTGTGGCAAAGTCACCGTCAGCTGCCAAAAG agctcAGTCATACGCCGAGCGCCTGAGACTGGGTCTTGCAGTAATCCACGGTGAAGCTCAGTCCGAGTCTGATCTGGCTGACGGTCGACACTCACCTCCGGCGATCAGACCCTCGTGTGGACCTCCGGGCCTCGAGCTGCCGT GGAAATACCGAGCTCCGTTCCCTGGCATCGAGCTTCCAA TGATGATGGCTAAGGAGAAGCCGCCCATCACCTTGGTGGGAGACGTCGGGGGTCGAATCGCCATCATTATT GATGACATCATCGATGACGTGGAGGATTTTGTAGCTGCGGCGGAGATCCTGAAGGAGAGAGGAGCGTATAAGATCTACGTCATGGCAACTCACGGTTTGCTCTCGGCCGACGCCCCGCGCCTCATCGAGGAGTCGCTTATAGACGAG GTGGTGGTGACCAACACCGTCCCCCATGAGCTCCAGAAGCTTCAGTGTCCCAAGATCAAGACGGTGGACGTCAGTATGATCCTGGCCGAAGCCATCCGCCGCACCCATAACGGAGAATCCATGGCGTACCTGTTCCGCAACATCACCGTGGATGACTAA
- the LOC113663665 gene encoding phosphoribosyl pyrophosphate synthase-associated protein 1-like isoform X2 — protein MPKSRAGVHKLLLSRPQTPKLSYGYNSNMNVGRSGYKVFCANNISECNMLADKITERLGVDLGKSQVFEGDDHETRVEVMESVRGQDIFIIQTVRRDVNSAIMELLVMAYALKTSCAKNIIGVLPYFPYSKQCKMRKRGSIVCKLLASMLAKAGLTHIITMDLHQKEIQGFFSIPVDNLRASPFLLQYIQEEIPDFRNAVIVAKSPSAAKRAQSYAERLRLGLAVIHGEAQSESDLADGRHSPPAIRPSCGPPGLELPLMMAKEKPPITLVGDVGGRIAIIIDDIIDDVEDFVAAAEILKERGAYKIYVMATHGLLSADAPRLIEESLIDEVVVTNTVPHELQKLQCPKIKTVDVSMILAEAIRRTHNGESMAYLFRNITVDD, from the exons ATGCCAAAGAGTCGAGCAGGCGTCCACAAGCTCCTTCTGTCTCGCCCCCAAACCCCCAAGCTGTCCTATGGTTATAACTCCAACATGAATGTGGGCAGAAGTGGATACAAGGTCTTCTGTGCCAACAACATCTCAGAATGCAACATGTTGGCCGACAAGATCACTGA GCGTCTCGGTGTGGACTTGGGGAAGTCACAAGTGTTTGAGGGAGATGATCACG AGACCAGGGTGGAGGTGATGGAGTCGGTGAGAGGACAGGACATCTTCATCATCCAGACCGTACGCAG GGACGTGAACTCCGCCATCATGGAGCTGCTGGTGATGGCGTACGCACTGAAGACGTCCTGCGCCAAGAACATCATCGGCGTCCTCCCGTATTTCCCCTACAGCAAACAGTGCAAGATGAGGAAGAGAGGATCCATCGTCTGCAAGCTGCTAGCATCCATGCTGGCTAAAGCGG gtttGACTCACATCATCACCATGGATCTACACCAGAAAGAGATCCAGGGTTTCTTCAGTATTCCTGTGGATAACCTGCGAGCTTCACCTTTTCTATTGCAGTACATCCAGGAGGAg ATCCCCGACTTCAGAAACGCTGTCATTGTGGCAAAGTCACCGTCAGCTGCCAAAAG agctcAGTCATACGCCGAGCGCCTGAGACTGGGTCTTGCAGTAATCCACGGTGAAGCTCAGTCCGAGTCTGATCTGGCTGACGGTCGACACTCACCTCCGGCGATCAGACCCTCGTGTGGACCTCCGGGCCTCGAGCTGCCGT TGATGATGGCTAAGGAGAAGCCGCCCATCACCTTGGTGGGAGACGTCGGGGGTCGAATCGCCATCATTATT GATGACATCATCGATGACGTGGAGGATTTTGTAGCTGCGGCGGAGATCCTGAAGGAGAGAGGAGCGTATAAGATCTACGTCATGGCAACTCACGGTTTGCTCTCGGCCGACGCCCCGCGCCTCATCGAGGAGTCGCTTATAGACGAG GTGGTGGTGACCAACACCGTCCCCCATGAGCTCCAGAAGCTTCAGTGTCCCAAGATCAAGACGGTGGACGTCAGTATGATCCTGGCCGAAGCCATCCGCCGCACCCATAACGGAGAATCCATGGCGTACCTGTTCCGCAACATCACCGTGGATGACTAA
- the LOC113663665 gene encoding phosphoribosyl pyrophosphate synthase-associated protein 1-like isoform X3: MNVGRSGYKVFCANNISECNMLADKITERLGVDLGKSQVFEGDDHETRVEVMESVRGQDIFIIQTVRRDVNSAIMELLVMAYALKTSCAKNIIGVLPYFPYSKQCKMRKRGSIVCKLLASMLAKAGLTHIITMDLHQKEIQGFFSIPVDNLRASPFLLQYIQEEIPDFRNAVIVAKSPSAAKRAQSYAERLRLGLAVIHGEAQSESDLADGRHSPPAIRPSCGPPGLELPWKYRAPFPGIELPMMMAKEKPPITLVGDVGGRIAIIIDDIIDDVEDFVAAAEILKERGAYKIYVMATHGLLSADAPRLIEESLIDEVVVTNTVPHELQKLQCPKIKTVDVSMILAEAIRRTHNGESMAYLFRNITVDD; the protein is encoded by the exons ATGAATGTGGGCAGAAGTGGATACAAGGTCTTCTGTGCCAACAACATCTCAGAATGCAACATGTTGGCCGACAAGATCACTGA GCGTCTCGGTGTGGACTTGGGGAAGTCACAAGTGTTTGAGGGAGATGATCACG AGACCAGGGTGGAGGTGATGGAGTCGGTGAGAGGACAGGACATCTTCATCATCCAGACCGTACGCAG GGACGTGAACTCCGCCATCATGGAGCTGCTGGTGATGGCGTACGCACTGAAGACGTCCTGCGCCAAGAACATCATCGGCGTCCTCCCGTATTTCCCCTACAGCAAACAGTGCAAGATGAGGAAGAGAGGATCCATCGTCTGCAAGCTGCTAGCATCCATGCTGGCTAAAGCGG gtttGACTCACATCATCACCATGGATCTACACCAGAAAGAGATCCAGGGTTTCTTCAGTATTCCTGTGGATAACCTGCGAGCTTCACCTTTTCTATTGCAGTACATCCAGGAGGAg ATCCCCGACTTCAGAAACGCTGTCATTGTGGCAAAGTCACCGTCAGCTGCCAAAAG agctcAGTCATACGCCGAGCGCCTGAGACTGGGTCTTGCAGTAATCCACGGTGAAGCTCAGTCCGAGTCTGATCTGGCTGACGGTCGACACTCACCTCCGGCGATCAGACCCTCGTGTGGACCTCCGGGCCTCGAGCTGCCGT GGAAATACCGAGCTCCGTTCCCTGGCATCGAGCTTCCAA TGATGATGGCTAAGGAGAAGCCGCCCATCACCTTGGTGGGAGACGTCGGGGGTCGAATCGCCATCATTATT GATGACATCATCGATGACGTGGAGGATTTTGTAGCTGCGGCGGAGATCCTGAAGGAGAGAGGAGCGTATAAGATCTACGTCATGGCAACTCACGGTTTGCTCTCGGCCGACGCCCCGCGCCTCATCGAGGAGTCGCTTATAGACGAG GTGGTGGTGACCAACACCGTCCCCCATGAGCTCCAGAAGCTTCAGTGTCCCAAGATCAAGACGGTGGACGTCAGTATGATCCTGGCCGAAGCCATCCGCCGCACCCATAACGGAGAATCCATGGCGTACCTGTTCCGCAACATCACCGTGGATGACTAA
- the LOC113663665 gene encoding phosphoribosyl pyrophosphate synthase-associated protein 1-like isoform X4 has translation MESVRGQDIFIIQTVRRDVNSAIMELLVMAYALKTSCAKNIIGVLPYFPYSKQCKMRKRGSIVCKLLASMLAKAGLTHIITMDLHQKEIQGFFSIPVDNLRASPFLLQYIQEEIPDFRNAVIVAKSPSAAKRAQSYAERLRLGLAVIHGEAQSESDLADGRHSPPAIRPSCGPPGLELPWKYRAPFPGIELPMMMAKEKPPITLVGDVGGRIAIIIDDIIDDVEDFVAAAEILKERGAYKIYVMATHGLLSADAPRLIEESLIDEVVVTNTVPHELQKLQCPKIKTVDVSMILAEAIRRTHNGESMAYLFRNITVDD, from the exons ATGGAGTCGGTGAGAGGACAGGACATCTTCATCATCCAGACCGTACGCAG GGACGTGAACTCCGCCATCATGGAGCTGCTGGTGATGGCGTACGCACTGAAGACGTCCTGCGCCAAGAACATCATCGGCGTCCTCCCGTATTTCCCCTACAGCAAACAGTGCAAGATGAGGAAGAGAGGATCCATCGTCTGCAAGCTGCTAGCATCCATGCTGGCTAAAGCGG gtttGACTCACATCATCACCATGGATCTACACCAGAAAGAGATCCAGGGTTTCTTCAGTATTCCTGTGGATAACCTGCGAGCTTCACCTTTTCTATTGCAGTACATCCAGGAGGAg ATCCCCGACTTCAGAAACGCTGTCATTGTGGCAAAGTCACCGTCAGCTGCCAAAAG agctcAGTCATACGCCGAGCGCCTGAGACTGGGTCTTGCAGTAATCCACGGTGAAGCTCAGTCCGAGTCTGATCTGGCTGACGGTCGACACTCACCTCCGGCGATCAGACCCTCGTGTGGACCTCCGGGCCTCGAGCTGCCGT GGAAATACCGAGCTCCGTTCCCTGGCATCGAGCTTCCAA TGATGATGGCTAAGGAGAAGCCGCCCATCACCTTGGTGGGAGACGTCGGGGGTCGAATCGCCATCATTATT GATGACATCATCGATGACGTGGAGGATTTTGTAGCTGCGGCGGAGATCCTGAAGGAGAGAGGAGCGTATAAGATCTACGTCATGGCAACTCACGGTTTGCTCTCGGCCGACGCCCCGCGCCTCATCGAGGAGTCGCTTATAGACGAG GTGGTGGTGACCAACACCGTCCCCCATGAGCTCCAGAAGCTTCAGTGTCCCAAGATCAAGACGGTGGACGTCAGTATGATCCTGGCCGAAGCCATCCGCCGCACCCATAACGGAGAATCCATGGCGTACCTGTTCCGCAACATCACCGTGGATGACTAA
- the LOC113663669 gene encoding GTP-binding protein Rhes-like has product MSLEVKEKNQVRLVFMGAAGVGKTSLIRRFLDDSFETKHRRTVEELHSKEYEFSGIKVTVEILDTSGSYSFPAMRKLSIRNSDAFALIYSIDDAESLETVKNLRDEILEVKEDKSIPIMVVGNKSDRDECRQVNSEDVLAMVEMDWNNNFLEASAKENEHVVEVFRELLQQTNLPMRLSPALRRRRETFPKNADFRPPMNKTNSCTVS; this is encoded by the coding sequence ATGTCTCTGGAGGTGAAGGAGAAGAACCAGGTGCGTCTGGTGTTCATGGGAGCAGCCGGCGTAGGCAAGACATCTCTGATCCGTCGCTTCCTGGACGATTCGTTCGAGACCAAACACAGGCGGACGGTGGAGGAGCTGCACAGCAAAGAGTACGAGTTCTCAGGGATCAAGGTGACGGTGGAGATCCTGGACACGAGCGGCAGCTACTCGTTCCCGGCCATGCGCAAGCTCTCCATTCGCAATAGCGACGCCTTCGCTCTCATCTACTCCATCGATGATGCTGAGTCTCTCGAGACGGTCAAAAATCTGCGTGATGAGATCCTGGAGGTCAAAGAGGACAAGTCCATACCCATCATGGTGGTCGGGAACAAGAGCGACCGAGATGAGTGCAGGCAGGTGAACTCCGAAGACGTTCTGGCTATGGTGGAGATGGACTGGAACAACAACTTCCTGGAGGCATCAGCCAAGGAGAACGAGCATGTCGTTGAGGTGTTCAGGGAACTTCTCCAGCAAACCAACCTGCCCATGCGGCTGAGCCCGGCGCTGAGACGGCGCAGAGAGACATTTCCTAAAAACGCAGACTTCAGGCCTCCTATGAATAAAACCAACAGCTGCACAGTGTCCTAA